From one Idiomarina sp. X4 genomic stretch:
- a CDS encoding LysR family transcriptional regulator, producing MNTIKDIDLNLLVYLDVLLREKNVTRAAAQLNITQPAMSNGLKRLRNLLNDPILVRTSDGMQPTQRALDMQESLRTVLYSVEEMIQPVREFDAPTSDRVFRIMASDYAASTLMPRLLEKLDEQAPNVSLDIMTPSDISFHDVENGKVDLAINRFEQLPQSFHQKILWTDEFSCLIHKDHPLLDNYTLDNYLKAQHVWVSKTGFGVGVGMDPHDVQKLGWVDDALDQIGKRRHIKVFTRNYHVAMYLARQGLVATLPTQAAELYKDDDQLVMKAPPFDIPGLTLTMIWSPLLQHDAGHRWFRQVVSETAAAS from the coding sequence ATGAATACGATTAAAGATATTGATTTGAACCTGCTGGTTTATCTGGATGTTTTGCTGCGGGAAAAAAACGTGACCCGAGCCGCAGCGCAGTTAAACATTACCCAGCCAGCCATGAGTAATGGTTTGAAACGCCTGCGTAACTTACTAAATGATCCTATTTTAGTGCGTACCAGCGACGGCATGCAGCCAACTCAGCGCGCCTTGGATATGCAAGAGTCGCTGCGTACCGTACTCTATTCAGTGGAAGAAATGATACAACCCGTGCGTGAGTTCGACGCACCTACCAGTGACCGCGTTTTCCGTATTATGGCGTCCGATTATGCGGCTTCAACACTCATGCCACGCCTACTCGAAAAGCTCGATGAGCAGGCGCCAAACGTATCGCTGGATATTATGACCCCCAGTGATATCAGCTTTCACGACGTTGAAAACGGCAAAGTCGACTTAGCCATTAACCGCTTCGAGCAACTACCGCAGTCGTTTCACCAGAAAATCTTATGGACCGATGAGTTTTCTTGCTTAATACACAAAGATCATCCATTGCTTGATAATTATACGCTCGATAATTACCTGAAAGCACAGCATGTCTGGGTCAGTAAAACCGGTTTTGGGGTGGGCGTCGGAATGGATCCACACGACGTTCAGAAGTTAGGTTGGGTTGACGATGCGCTCGATCAAATTGGTAAGCGCCGCCACATCAAAGTATTTACACGTAATTATCACGTGGCTATGTACCTGGCTCGCCAGGGGCTGGTTGCCACACTGCCAACTCAGGCCGCCGAGCTATATAAAGACGACGACCAGTTGGTCATGAAAGCGCCGCCTTTTGATATTCCAGGGCTCACGCTGACGATGATTTGGTCGCCGTTATTACAACACGACGCAGGGCACCGCTGGTTCCGTCAGGTGGTTTCTGAAACCGCGGCGGCGTCCTAA
- a CDS encoding amidohydrolase family protein, which produces MKKTTLTLAVASLLSIAPLSMAEEQNNGWDVSNPPGEFKTIDISVNSGTWMNVDVSPNGEYIVFDLLGDIYRMPFDGGEAEKLIGGIAWHMQPVYSPDGRYIAFTSDQGGGDNIWLMDADGSNVRPVTEETFRLLNSPAWSPDGEFLVARKHFTASRSLGAGEVWMYHRTGGSGVQLTERPNDQKDLGEPAFSPDGKYIYFSQDDTPGKTFHYSKDSLEGIYEIKRFERETGEIETLIAGAGGAIRPTPSPDGRYLAYIKREDFRSVLYALDLKTGEHKRVYGQMERDMQETWAIHGVYPTMDWTPDSKQLVFWAGGHIQKLNIDDGNARIIPFKVETEKKIQHALRAKQNVEADTFDVKMLRMAQVSPAGDEVVYEALGNLYRRALPDGKPQRLTNSDDFELFPEYSRDGEKLVFVRWDDQEQAQVIVRDLSSGKERVLNTGRGNFVEPTFSPDGKHVVYRKIRGGYLISDKYGLETGVYRVAVNGESQPQQIAERGRQPQFGARNDRVYLMTPAAKPTLSVVNLDTLEQRELYQSELATEFRVSPDGKQLAFAERFKVFVTPLVERGSVINVGPGDKQMPVHQLSVRAGENISWTADGRQLYWTLGPELYHTSVANAFADFTEADSLKVENGQNIGFEQKAMVPDTTVAFVGGQVITMNGDTVYEQGTVVVRNNKIVAVGAEADVNVPSGAEVIDTSGKTVMPGLFDAHAHGGQGQSEIIPEQNWGQYANLAFGVTSIHDPSNDTTEFFAASELQKAGKIAAPRLFSTGTILYGANGPGYTSHVDSLEDAKFHLERLKKVGAFSVKSYNQPRRNQRQQVVEAGRQLDMLVVPEGGSLLQHNLTMIMDGHTTVEHSLPVANIYEDIRQLWDESDVAYTPTLGVAYGGIWGENYWYAETDVWKHPKLSKYVPQEFLVGKAMRREKAPHNHYNHFNNAEVATELQDLGVKVLSGAHGQREGLAQHWEIWMMAQGGMTPLEALRTSTIDPATVFGMDHALGSLEEGKLADIIVIDGNPLENIRDTDKVTHTMVNGVLYDAKTMDRILPAPRERDAFFWEE; this is translated from the coding sequence ATGAAAAAGACAACACTAACCTTGGCGGTTGCATCGCTATTGAGCATAGCACCGCTGAGCATGGCGGAAGAGCAAAACAACGGTTGGGACGTATCCAACCCACCGGGCGAGTTTAAAACCATTGATATTTCGGTCAATTCCGGAACCTGGATGAATGTCGATGTCAGCCCGAATGGCGAGTACATTGTGTTTGACTTGTTGGGTGACATTTACCGTATGCCGTTTGACGGCGGCGAAGCAGAAAAACTGATTGGTGGTATTGCCTGGCACATGCAGCCGGTGTATTCACCCGATGGTCGCTACATTGCCTTTACTTCTGATCAGGGCGGTGGTGACAATATTTGGCTAATGGATGCCGATGGCAGCAATGTGCGCCCGGTTACCGAAGAAACCTTTCGTTTGTTGAATAGCCCTGCCTGGAGCCCGGATGGCGAGTTTCTGGTGGCGCGCAAGCACTTTACTGCGAGTCGCTCTTTAGGAGCTGGTGAGGTCTGGATGTATCACCGGACGGGTGGCTCTGGCGTGCAGTTAACCGAGCGTCCAAATGATCAAAAAGATCTGGGTGAGCCAGCCTTTTCACCTGACGGCAAATACATTTATTTCTCCCAGGACGACACACCAGGCAAGACGTTCCATTACAGTAAAGATTCATTGGAAGGCATTTATGAAATTAAACGCTTTGAACGTGAGACCGGGGAAATTGAAACGCTGATTGCCGGTGCCGGCGGTGCGATACGCCCCACGCCATCACCGGATGGCCGTTACCTGGCTTACATTAAGCGAGAAGATTTCAGGAGTGTGTTGTACGCGCTTGACCTCAAGACCGGCGAACATAAACGCGTGTACGGTCAAATGGAACGTGACATGCAGGAAACCTGGGCGATTCATGGTGTGTACCCAACCATGGACTGGACCCCGGACAGCAAACAGCTGGTGTTCTGGGCCGGTGGGCATATTCAAAAGCTGAATATTGATGACGGCAACGCGCGCATTATTCCGTTTAAAGTTGAGACAGAGAAAAAGATTCAGCACGCCTTGAGAGCGAAACAAAACGTCGAAGCCGATACCTTCGATGTAAAAATGCTGCGCATGGCGCAAGTTTCACCCGCTGGAGATGAGGTGGTGTACGAAGCGCTGGGTAACCTGTATCGCCGGGCATTGCCGGACGGCAAACCTCAGCGCTTAACCAACAGCGACGACTTTGAGCTATTCCCGGAATATTCCCGTGACGGTGAAAAACTGGTGTTTGTGCGCTGGGACGACCAGGAGCAAGCGCAAGTGATTGTGCGTGACTTAAGCTCAGGTAAGGAGCGGGTTTTAAACACGGGCAGGGGTAACTTCGTGGAGCCGACCTTCTCGCCAGACGGCAAGCACGTGGTTTACCGGAAAATTCGTGGCGGTTACTTAATTTCGGACAAATACGGTTTAGAAACGGGTGTGTACCGTGTTGCAGTGAACGGTGAAAGCCAGCCTCAGCAAATTGCCGAGCGTGGTCGTCAGCCGCAATTTGGTGCGCGTAATGACCGTGTTTATTTAATGACCCCAGCGGCAAAACCGACCTTGAGTGTGGTGAACCTGGATACGCTTGAGCAACGTGAGTTGTATCAGTCCGAATTGGCGACTGAGTTCCGCGTCTCTCCAGACGGCAAACAACTGGCTTTTGCTGAGCGCTTCAAAGTGTTCGTCACGCCGTTAGTTGAGCGCGGCAGCGTCATCAACGTTGGCCCGGGAGACAAACAAATGCCGGTGCATCAGTTGTCAGTCCGCGCGGGCGAGAATATTTCCTGGACGGCTGACGGTCGCCAGCTTTACTGGACCTTAGGGCCAGAGCTTTACCACACGTCGGTGGCGAATGCGTTTGCGGACTTTACCGAAGCCGATTCGCTGAAAGTGGAAAACGGCCAGAATATTGGTTTTGAGCAAAAAGCGATGGTGCCGGATACAACCGTTGCTTTTGTCGGCGGTCAGGTTATTACCATGAACGGCGACACGGTGTACGAACAAGGTACCGTGGTTGTGCGTAACAACAAAATTGTTGCGGTAGGCGCGGAAGCGGACGTTAATGTGCCAAGTGGCGCTGAAGTCATTGATACGAGTGGCAAAACGGTCATGCCGGGCTTGTTCGATGCACACGCCCATGGTGGCCAGGGGCAATCTGAAATTATTCCGGAGCAAAACTGGGGGCAGTATGCGAACCTGGCGTTTGGCGTGACCTCTATTCATGATCCGTCGAATGACACGACGGAGTTCTTTGCGGCTTCAGAGCTACAAAAAGCCGGTAAAATCGCCGCACCGCGCCTGTTCTCAACCGGAACCATTTTGTACGGTGCGAACGGGCCGGGCTATACCTCGCACGTGGACAGCCTGGAAGACGCGAAGTTTCATTTAGAGCGCCTGAAGAAAGTCGGTGCGTTTTCAGTGAAAAGTTATAACCAGCCTCGCCGGAACCAGCGTCAACAGGTTGTGGAAGCGGGTCGCCAGTTAGATATGTTGGTTGTGCCGGAAGGTGGTTCGTTATTGCAGCATAACCTGACCATGATCATGGACGGCCACACAACGGTAGAACACTCACTACCCGTGGCAAATATCTATGAGGATATTCGTCAGTTGTGGGATGAGAGTGATGTGGCCTACACGCCAACATTGGGTGTGGCTTATGGCGGTATTTGGGGCGAGAACTACTGGTATGCTGAAACCGATGTATGGAAGCACCCGAAACTGAGCAAATACGTGCCGCAGGAGTTTTTGGTGGGTAAAGCGATGCGTCGTGAAAAAGCACCGCATAACCACTACAACCATTTCAACAACGCCGAAGTGGCAACTGAGCTTCAGGACTTGGGGGTTAAAGTCCTTTCTGGTGCCCACGGCCAGCGTGAAGGTTTAGCGCAACACTGGGAAATTTGGATGATGGCACAGGGCGGCATGACGCCGCTGGAAGCGTTGCGCACTTCAACCATCGATCCGGCAACTGTGTTTGGTATGGATCACGCACTGGGTTCTCTGGAAGAGGGTAAATTAGCGGATATTATCGTTATTGATGGTAACCCGCTAGAGAATATCCGGGACACTGACAAAGTGACTCATACCATGGTCAACGGTGTGCTTTATGACGCTAAAACCATGGACCGGATATTACCGGCGCCTCGTGAGCGAGACGCTTTCTTCTGGGAGGAGTAA
- a CDS encoding sensor histidine kinase, with product MKESLENILLEVSRSPEIDGGNLARASQFILDSALKGLNITRVSIWELQPDKQSMVATALIDTLRKDTETPVLRKSELPSYFEVLETERTIIANDARNNPITAELAPEYLPEYGIYGLLDVPLRHKGEMIGVMCCETRKQNRTWTPDEVAFVGILADIYGRAVSAAEREKFEQLLIRQNEQLESMVEERTESLTKALDNFKQAQERLIETEKMAALGKLVAGVAHEVNTPLGISVTAVTHCEHRLKKLKQAFTEGSISKKQLNQFIDDTFEAYTLLNNNLERAATLIQNFKKTAVDQSSFELVECELKNYLHALTLSLKPMVKKKKVSIDIRCDEATTLRTYQGALAQIVTNLISNTNEHAFVEPNDKHRILISAEPEKDGVQFVFSDNGKGIDGDTLKDIFEPFFTTSRHNGGSGLGLSIVYNLVTQKLKGEISVQSTPGEGTEFSFYLPNLQK from the coding sequence ATGAAAGAGTCACTGGAAAATATCTTGCTGGAGGTATCACGTTCGCCGGAAATAGACGGCGGCAATCTGGCCCGTGCCTCCCAGTTTATTCTCGATTCTGCCTTAAAGGGTCTGAATATTACCCGGGTCAGTATTTGGGAGTTACAGCCTGACAAGCAAAGCATGGTTGCGACCGCTTTGATTGATACGTTACGTAAAGACACTGAAACGCCGGTACTGAGAAAGTCTGAATTACCGTCTTACTTTGAAGTACTTGAAACAGAGCGTACCATTATCGCCAACGATGCGCGCAATAACCCTATTACCGCCGAACTCGCACCTGAATACTTGCCCGAGTATGGTATTTACGGGTTACTAGATGTACCACTGCGCCACAAAGGTGAAATGATTGGGGTCATGTGCTGCGAAACCCGCAAACAGAACCGTACCTGGACACCGGATGAGGTCGCCTTTGTCGGTATTTTGGCTGATATCTACGGGCGCGCCGTGAGCGCTGCTGAGCGGGAAAAGTTTGAACAATTGTTGATTCGCCAGAACGAACAGCTTGAAAGTATGGTGGAAGAGCGCACCGAGTCGTTAACCAAAGCGCTCGATAATTTCAAACAGGCACAAGAACGACTCATTGAAACAGAAAAAATGGCCGCGTTAGGTAAGCTTGTGGCCGGCGTTGCACACGAAGTTAATACGCCTTTGGGTATTTCGGTAACGGCTGTGACGCATTGTGAGCATCGGCTGAAAAAGCTTAAACAGGCTTTTACTGAAGGCTCAATTTCGAAAAAACAGTTGAATCAGTTTATTGACGATACGTTTGAAGCCTACACATTGCTCAATAATAACCTGGAACGCGCCGCCACACTCATCCAAAACTTTAAGAAAACAGCGGTGGATCAGTCCAGCTTTGAACTGGTTGAGTGTGAACTGAAGAACTATTTGCACGCGCTCACCTTAAGCTTGAAGCCGATGGTGAAAAAGAAAAAAGTCAGTATTGATATTCGTTGTGATGAAGCCACCACTTTACGAACTTACCAAGGCGCTTTAGCGCAAATCGTAACCAATTTAATCAGCAATACTAACGAGCACGCTTTTGTTGAGCCAAACGACAAACATCGTATTCTGATTTCAGCAGAGCCTGAGAAAGACGGTGTACAGTTTGTCTTCTCCGATAATGGAAAAGGTATTGATGGCGATACGTTGAAAGATATTTTTGAACCGTTTTTCACAACCTCGCGGCACAATGGCGGATCGGGACTTGGTTTATCCATTGTATACAACTTGGTGACTCAGAAACTTAAAGGCGAAATAAGCGTCCAATCGACACCAGGGGAAGGCACCGAGTTTTCCTTTTATTTACCCAATTTACAGAAGTAG
- a CDS encoding tellurite resistance TerB family protein: MLKALQSFFNVAPAAEQTKQFHAEGLSDNTFLSLILMTEISLADGTLSPEERNYLLADLKNEYQLDDETAENAIEKAINAVKEAASLHDFTAPLKALEYSEKVQLLETLWAVAYTDNELDPHEEAMLRKLADLLYINHADYIKAKLSVTGH, encoded by the coding sequence ATGCTTAAAGCGTTACAGAGTTTTTTTAATGTTGCACCGGCAGCAGAGCAAACAAAGCAATTTCATGCGGAAGGACTGAGTGATAACACTTTCTTGTCACTGATTTTAATGACTGAAATTAGTCTGGCAGACGGTACGTTGTCACCTGAAGAGCGCAACTATTTATTAGCCGATTTGAAAAACGAGTATCAATTGGACGATGAAACTGCTGAGAATGCCATTGAAAAGGCAATTAACGCTGTTAAAGAAGCCGCTTCACTACATGACTTCACCGCTCCTTTGAAAGCGTTGGAATATTCCGAAAAAGTCCAATTATTGGAAACTTTGTGGGCCGTTGCCTACACTGATAATGAGCTTGACCCGCACGAGGAAGCGATGCTTCGCAAGCTTGCCGACCTGTTGTATATCAATCATGCGGATTACATAAAGGCGAAACTTTCCGTAACAGGACACTGA
- a CDS encoding transporter substrate-binding domain-containing protein has protein sequence MKKLSTLTLTAVVSLCFSAFSHAEDVGLATGYPPYQFSENGDIVGFDVDVTKAVFNYLNKEYSLHQYDWDNVVSLLRFGELDMAMGMEQTTIRRQYFDFSSPYYNRVTTLFVLDNESSPESVRGLVGKRISGDRHSVLESHLQDIGLHTAIRINQASSKAEAMSQLAVGEVEAVIMPEAVGRYLAKQLDIDVRILWQPEIKVPVGFAVKAGNDDLLGQLNVALEALENNGELDRIRRRWGIQ, from the coding sequence ATGAAAAAACTTTCCACACTCACCTTAACGGCCGTTGTAAGCCTGTGTTTTTCAGCGTTTAGTCACGCTGAAGATGTTGGTTTAGCGACGGGTTACCCACCGTATCAATTTTCTGAGAACGGCGATATTGTTGGGTTTGATGTGGATGTCACCAAAGCGGTATTCAACTATTTGAATAAAGAGTATTCTTTGCATCAATACGACTGGGATAATGTTGTTAGTTTGCTGCGTTTTGGCGAACTTGATATGGCAATGGGCATGGAGCAAACCACCATTCGCCGGCAATATTTTGATTTCTCCTCCCCCTATTATAACCGCGTAACCACACTGTTTGTGTTAGACAATGAAAGCAGCCCGGAGTCGGTTCGCGGCTTGGTTGGTAAACGCATTAGTGGCGACAGGCACTCGGTGTTGGAGTCGCATTTGCAGGACATTGGCCTACATACAGCGATTCGCATTAACCAGGCTTCCTCAAAAGCTGAAGCGATGAGTCAGTTAGCCGTTGGCGAAGTGGAAGCCGTTATTATGCCTGAAGCCGTAGGACGGTATCTCGCAAAGCAACTCGACATTGATGTACGTATTTTATGGCAGCCGGAAATTAAGGTGCCTGTCGGATTTGCGGTAAAAGCGGGCAATGACGACTTACTTGGGCAACTAAACGTAGCTCTGGAAGCGTTAGAAAACAACGGCGAACTCGATCGAATTCGCCGCCGTTGGGGCATACAGTAG
- a CDS encoding efflux RND transporter permease subunit: protein MSDKQLDTHTDTNDLPSVSIRRPVLIVVLNILIAIAGVAALMGVEVRELPDVDRPVVGISATLPGGAPETVDAEVTSILEGAAARVSGVENINSQSEENSARISVEFSPGVDLDVVAAEVREAVNQVRRELPDDVEQINVRKADNDARSVLDIAVSSDTLSFAELTRRLETDLSPEFLAINGVADVRLNGNRERVMRVDLDPLKLVSFGISVTDVADALRQAPFDVPAGSLKSTDQRLIIRADATAINEEQIENIIIQNDIRVGDVAQAYFAPSDASSFVRLDGKPVVGLGVIRQAGSNTIEISDKAIQVLERLRDRFPDMEMTITNDDAQFIRKSVAEVVTTLAITIALVVGTLWVFIGSFRATIIPALSIPVALFGAVAAIWLMGFSVNILTLLALVLATGLIVDDAIVVTENIQRRRNMGLGSRAAAVIATREVFFAVVATTAVLVAVFVPIAFLPSTAGRLFREFGGVLAAAVVISSFVALSLVPAFTARLPKSAGKSNVFAGIGHKFKGFYRRTLHKALNASWVIGVVSLLAAGGGVVLFDQIDSELMPDEDRGAVRVFARGPDGVGVKFMDRQARQLEEILLQYKETGDIESIYTVVGQWDPNIVFISANLKPWEERDISQQEIIENLREPLGQVPGAPGRAFGDNSLNLRGQGGGIEMAITGENYDEIFKVAREFTAEVERQLPEMGNLNVSYQPTQPQLRVKIDRRRAAELGVSLSDISSTLRAAIDGDDVADLNVGDQQIPVMLRTRNNIIQSPQDMQNLYVSSSDGGLVPISSVSEIVEEGVSAELERQAQRRAIEIDGDLPEELPMSEAVEKLRAVAQDVLPDGMGLVFLGEASTFEDTSQEVAMTYILAFLIVLLVLAAQFESVNSAVVVMLTVPFGISAAIYALFLTGTSMNIYSQIGLVMLIGLLAKNSVLLVEFADQLRDRGLSVRKAIEEAALIRLRPIMMTLVSTILGGLPLILSAGAGAEARNSIGWVVFGGLGLATLFTLYLTPVLYLWLARFTKPRADEASRLEKEMQEAR from the coding sequence ATGTCTGACAAGCAACTCGACACGCATACCGATACGAACGATTTACCGTCGGTGTCTATTCGCCGGCCGGTACTGATTGTTGTTCTCAATATTCTCATTGCTATTGCAGGTGTAGCGGCGCTGATGGGAGTGGAGGTTCGTGAGCTGCCTGATGTCGATCGACCAGTGGTTGGTATTAGCGCGACTTTGCCCGGGGGGGCCCCGGAAACCGTCGATGCCGAAGTGACCAGTATTCTGGAAGGCGCTGCAGCGCGCGTGTCGGGCGTGGAAAACATTAACTCTCAGAGTGAAGAAAATAGCGCTCGTATATCGGTAGAGTTCAGTCCCGGTGTTGATCTGGACGTGGTGGCTGCGGAGGTGCGTGAAGCGGTTAATCAGGTGCGTCGGGAGCTTCCCGATGATGTTGAACAAATTAACGTGCGTAAGGCCGATAACGATGCGCGCTCTGTATTAGATATTGCGGTGAGCAGTGACACGCTGAGTTTTGCTGAATTAACCCGACGTTTGGAAACCGACCTGTCACCAGAATTCCTGGCGATAAACGGTGTCGCCGATGTTCGGTTAAATGGTAACCGCGAGCGTGTTATGCGTGTCGATTTGGATCCGTTAAAACTGGTCAGCTTTGGTATTTCGGTGACCGATGTTGCCGATGCATTGCGACAAGCGCCTTTTGATGTGCCAGCGGGAAGTTTGAAATCGACTGACCAACGACTGATTATTCGTGCTGATGCCACCGCTATTAACGAAGAGCAGATTGAAAACATCATTATTCAGAATGACATTCGTGTTGGCGATGTTGCACAAGCTTATTTTGCTCCTTCTGATGCCAGCAGCTTTGTTCGGTTAGATGGTAAGCCTGTGGTTGGGTTGGGAGTTATCCGCCAGGCGGGCTCCAATACGATTGAAATATCTGACAAAGCCATTCAGGTATTGGAACGCCTACGGGATCGCTTCCCGGACATGGAAATGACCATCACCAATGACGATGCGCAGTTCATCCGTAAGTCGGTGGCAGAAGTCGTCACGACTCTGGCAATAACCATTGCGTTGGTGGTTGGTACCTTGTGGGTGTTCATTGGCTCGTTCCGGGCCACCATTATTCCTGCCTTATCAATACCCGTAGCATTATTTGGTGCCGTCGCCGCTATTTGGTTGATGGGCTTTTCCGTGAATATACTGACATTGCTCGCCTTGGTGTTGGCAACCGGCTTAATTGTCGATGATGCCATTGTTGTCACTGAAAACATTCAACGTCGACGTAATATGGGGCTTGGCAGCCGGGCCGCCGCAGTCATTGCAACGCGCGAAGTATTTTTCGCAGTGGTTGCAACAACCGCGGTTCTGGTTGCGGTGTTTGTGCCCATTGCGTTCTTGCCGTCAACCGCTGGGCGACTTTTCCGCGAGTTTGGTGGCGTGCTTGCTGCCGCAGTGGTGATTTCTTCATTCGTCGCTTTGTCGTTAGTACCGGCCTTTACCGCGCGTCTGCCAAAATCAGCAGGAAAAAGTAACGTTTTTGCCGGCATCGGTCACAAATTTAAAGGCTTTTACCGACGTACGCTGCATAAAGCATTGAATGCGAGCTGGGTGATAGGTGTCGTGTCATTACTGGCCGCTGGCGGTGGTGTGGTGTTATTCGACCAAATTGACAGCGAGCTTATGCCTGATGAAGACCGTGGAGCTGTACGAGTCTTCGCTAGGGGACCAGACGGCGTTGGCGTCAAATTTATGGATCGGCAAGCGCGTCAATTAGAAGAGATTTTACTGCAGTATAAAGAGACCGGCGACATAGAGTCGATATACACCGTCGTTGGGCAATGGGATCCGAACATTGTTTTCATCAGTGCCAACCTCAAGCCATGGGAAGAGCGTGACATTAGTCAGCAGGAGATTATTGAAAACTTGCGCGAGCCGCTGGGGCAGGTGCCTGGTGCGCCGGGTCGAGCCTTTGGTGACAATAGCTTAAACTTGCGTGGGCAAGGTGGTGGCATTGAGATGGCTATTACCGGTGAAAACTACGATGAGATTTTTAAAGTTGCGCGTGAATTTACCGCAGAAGTTGAGCGGCAACTGCCGGAAATGGGCAACCTAAATGTCTCTTATCAGCCAACTCAACCACAGTTACGGGTGAAGATTGACCGTCGCCGTGCTGCGGAACTGGGTGTGTCCTTGAGCGACATTTCCTCAACCCTGCGAGCCGCGATAGATGGCGATGACGTAGCAGACTTAAATGTGGGGGATCAGCAGATTCCGGTGATGCTGCGCACCCGCAACAACATCATCCAGTCGCCGCAGGACATGCAGAACCTTTATGTGTCCTCGAGTGATGGTGGCTTAGTGCCCATTTCCAGTGTTTCTGAGATTGTTGAAGAGGGAGTGTCTGCAGAGCTCGAACGACAGGCACAACGACGTGCCATAGAGATAGACGGTGATTTGCCTGAAGAGCTGCCCATGTCAGAAGCGGTAGAGAAGCTGCGTGCTGTCGCTCAGGACGTTTTGCCAGATGGTATGGGGCTCGTGTTTCTTGGTGAAGCGTCAACCTTTGAGGATACTTCTCAGGAAGTGGCGATGACGTACATTCTTGCGTTCTTGATAGTTCTGCTGGTATTGGCGGCTCAGTTTGAGTCGGTGAACAGCGCTGTGGTCGTGATGCTGACGGTGCCTTTTGGTATCTCTGCCGCTATTTATGCGCTGTTTTTAACGGGCACATCTATGAACATCTACTCACAAATTGGTCTGGTCATGTTGATAGGGCTGCTTGCTAAAAACTCGGTATTGCTGGTGGAGTTTGCTGACCAATTGAGAGACCGTGGGCTTAGCGTTCGCAAAGCCATAGAGGAAGCTGCGCTGATACGCCTGCGACCTATTATGATGACTCTGGTGTCGACCATTTTAGGTGGCTTGCCGCTGATACTGTCAGCTGGCGCTGGTGCCGAGGCTCGTAATTCCATTGGTTGGGTAGTATTTGGCGGTTTAGGTTTGGCAACGCTATTTACTCTTTACCTGACACCGGTACTTTACTTGTGGCTTGCCCGCTTCACTAAACCACGCGCTGACGAAGCCTCACGCCTGGAAAAAGAAATGCAGGAAGCAAGGTAG
- a CDS encoding efflux RND transporter periplasmic adaptor subunit, with protein MKHFLSIAVFSLCLGAYVSAAPTQAQQFGPRETLVIVEPVQFEQEKNRVEAVGTAEAARSITIYPAVGDRVVAVHFEPGEVVEEGELLVELDARRQKVALEQAQINLRDAQRTVERLRSSFERGAVPESELDNAILLRDLARVELENAKIELEDRFIRAPFEGVIGITDVEVGDRIDEQTAIATLDDRSSLLIDFKIPEAAVSLLGEGAELKVQPWRYSGQPVTAEIVELDSRIDPQTRMYRARARINNENDDFLPGTSFRTSISLAGQEFASIPEAALSWGVNSPFVWVVDGKNAKRVEVQIEQRLAGRVLVSGNIQRDDLLIVEGVQSLRDGQPIKFDRTTLDGAGELSE; from the coding sequence ATGAAGCATTTTTTGTCGATAGCTGTATTCAGTTTGTGTTTGGGCGCTTATGTAAGTGCAGCGCCAACGCAAGCCCAACAATTTGGTCCTCGTGAAACTTTGGTGATTGTCGAACCCGTTCAATTCGAACAGGAAAAAAACCGAGTGGAAGCGGTAGGAACGGCTGAGGCGGCACGTTCTATCACTATTTATCCGGCAGTGGGTGACCGGGTGGTCGCGGTGCATTTTGAGCCAGGGGAAGTAGTGGAAGAAGGTGAGCTTTTAGTTGAGTTGGATGCAAGACGACAAAAAGTGGCACTTGAGCAAGCACAGATTAACCTGCGGGATGCGCAGCGCACCGTTGAGCGTTTACGCTCAAGCTTTGAGCGCGGGGCAGTGCCAGAGTCTGAACTCGATAACGCAATTTTACTCAGAGATTTGGCGCGTGTAGAGCTGGAAAATGCCAAAATAGAGTTAGAAGATCGCTTCATTCGCGCCCCCTTTGAAGGCGTTATTGGTATTACCGATGTTGAGGTTGGCGACCGCATCGATGAGCAAACCGCTATTGCAACGTTGGATGATCGTTCTTCGCTATTAATTGATTTTAAGATCCCGGAAGCGGCGGTATCGCTATTAGGTGAAGGCGCAGAGCTAAAGGTACAACCCTGGCGTTACTCAGGGCAGCCTGTGACTGCAGAAATCGTCGAATTGGATTCGCGAATTGATCCGCAGACTCGCATGTACCGTGCGCGCGCACGAATCAATAATGAAAACGATGACTTTTTACCAGGCACCAGCTTCCGCACTTCTATTTCGCTGGCAGGACAGGAGTTTGCGTCTATTCCCGAGGCGGCATTGTCGTGGGGCGTTAACAGTCCGTTCGTGTGGGTCGTTGACGGTAAAAATGCAAAACGTGTGGAAGTGCAAATTGAACAGCGCTTAGCGGGCAGAGTACTGGTTTCCGGCAATATTCAGCGAGACGACTTGTTGATTGTCGAGGGAGTGCAGAGCCTGCGCGACGGACAACCCATTAAGTTTGATCGCACGACTCTCGATGGCGCTGGGGAGTTAAGCGAATAA